In Carassius gibelio isolate Cgi1373 ecotype wild population from Czech Republic chromosome B17, carGib1.2-hapl.c, whole genome shotgun sequence, a single window of DNA contains:
- the LOC127975879 gene encoding dihydropyrimidinase-related protein 5-like, with amino-acid sequence MCSSSATVRILIKGGKVVNDDFTQEADVYIENGIIQQVGKELMIPGGAKVIDATGKLVLPGGIDTSVHLNESFMNANTADDFYSGTKAALAGGTTMVIGHVLPEKNESLLDAYEKCRSHADAKACCDYALHVGVTWWGPKVRAQMETLVREKGVNSFQMFMAYKDMYMLRDSELFQALQNCKDIGAVARVHAENGELVAEGAREALDLGISGPEGIEISRPEELEAEAVHRAITIANRAHCPIYLVNVSSMSAGDVLASAKMQGKVVHGETTTAHAVLNGLQYYHQDWAHAAAFVTVPPLRLDPNTPNYLLSLLGNDTLNVVTSDHRPFTTKQKAMGKDDFTKIPHGVSGVQDRMSVIWERGVVGGKMDENRFVAVTSSNAAKIYNLYPRKGRIIPGADADVVVWDPESTRTISVSTQCQGGDVNLYENLRCHGVPLVTVSRGRVVYENGIFTCAEGSGKFYPLRTFSDYLYKKMVQREKCQALKGVERAPYTGDVAAVQNSGKKEVGPSDGDMNPRPCTRHGGMRDLHESSFSLSGAQIDDSVPKRASARILAPPGGRSSGIW; translated from the exons ATGTGTTCCAGCTCAGCAACGGTGCGCATTCTTATAAAGGGAGGTAAAGTGGTGAACGATGACTTCACACAAGAAGCGGATGTGTACATTGAGAATGGCATTATCCAGCAAGTGGGCAAGGAGCTGATGATCCCAGGTGGGGCCAAGGTTATAGACGCCACAGGAAAGCTGGTGCTCCCGGGTGGCATAGACACCAGTGTTCACCTGAACGAGAGCTTTATGAACGCCAACACCGCGGATGACTTCTACAGCGGCACCAAG GCTGCTCTGGCTGGAGGCACCACTATGGTGATTGGTCATGTGCTGCCAGAGAAAAACGAATCATTGCTGGATGCTTATGAAAAGTGCCGCTCTCACGCCGATGCCAAGGCCTGCTGTGACTACGCTCTTCATGTGGGAGTGACCTGGTGGGGACCAAAG GTTAGGGCTCAAATGGAGACGCTGGTGCGGGAGAAAGGGGTGAACTCCTTCCAGATGTTCATGGCATATAAGGATATGTACATGCTGAGGGACAGCGAGCTGTTTCAGGCCCTGCAGAACTGTAAGGACATCGGTGCTGTGGCCCGTGTCCATGCAGAGAATGGAGAGCTGGTGGCGGAG GGTGCCAGAGAAGCGCTGGATCTGGGTATTAGTGGACCGGAGGGCATTGAGATAAGCAGACCTGAGGAG CTGGAAGCAGAGGCCGTCCACCGAGCTATTACCATCGCTAACAGA GCCCACTGTCCCATATATCTTGTGAATGTGTCCAGCATGTCAGCAGGGGATGTTTTAGCATCTGCTAAAATGCAGG GGAAAGTGGTGCATGGAGAGACGACCACAGCTCATGCTGTCTTAAACGGGCTGCAGTACTACCACCAGGACTGGGCCCACGCAGCTGCTTTCGTCACTGTGCCACCACTCAGACTCGACCCCAACACACCCAATTACCTGCTCAGCCTCCTGGGAAA CGACACTCTGAACGTCGTGACATCGGACCACCGACCCTTCACCACTAAACAGAAGGCGATGGGCAAAGACGACTTCACTAAAATCCCTCACGGTGTTTCTGGGGTGCAGGACCGCATGAGTGTGATTTGGGAGCGGGGAGTG GTTGGAGGAAAGATGGATGAGAATCGTTTTGTTGCCGTCACAAGCTCTAATGCTGCAAAGATCTACAACCTTTACCCCAGGAAGGGCAGGATCATCCCTGGAGCCGATGCTGATGTGGTCGTCTGGGATCCAGAATCAACCAG GACCATCTCTGTGTCCACTCAATGCCAGGGTGGAGATGTAAATCTGTACGAGAACCTGCGGTGTCACGGCGTCCCGCTGGTAACCGTCAGCCGCGGTCGTGTGGTCTATGAAAACGGCATCTTCACCTGTGCTGAGGGCTCGGGAAAGTTCTACCCTCTCCGAACCTTCTCAGACTACCTCTACAAGAAAATGGTGCAGAGGGAGAAG TGTCAAGCACTCAAGGGGGTGGAGCGTGCGCCCTACACTGGAGATGTAGCTGCAGTGCAGAATTCAGGGAAGAAGGAAGTGGGCCCTTCAGATGGGGACATGAACCCACGTCCCTGCACACGCCACGGGGGAATGAGAGACCTACATGAGTCCAGCTTTAGTTTGTCTG gtGCCCAAATTGATGATAGCGTTCCAAAGAGAGCTTCGGCGAGGATTCTGGCTCCACCTGGAGGTCGTTCTAGTGGAATCTGGTAA